One window of Acipenser ruthenus chromosome 17, fAciRut3.2 maternal haplotype, whole genome shotgun sequence genomic DNA carries:
- the srp68 gene encoding signal recognition particle subunit SRP68: MAAEKRGEARGAGMEENKENNQPNEGLGLEILQIIKESQQQHGLRHGDYQRYRGYCSRRLRRLRKTLGFKMGNRHKFTGKKVTPEMLSDSRYLLLVLMGAERAWSYSMQLKQEANTESRKRFHLLSRLRKAAKHGEELERLCESNRVDAKTKLEAQAYHSYLTGMLRFELQEWKAAMEAFNKCKTIYEKLASAFTEELAVLYHQRVEEISPNIRYCAYNIGDQNAMNELIQMRLSAGGGGQMMAEKLEALITQTRAKQAATMSEVEWRGRTIPVKIDKVRIFLLGLADNEAAIAQAASEETKERLYESLLSESRDAIQAVREELKADAKQRDRALDGETGKVSNLQYLHSYLTFIKLWTVVKRNESMARVLQAKLKEPQPDESKRGPRPQDLIRLYDIILQSLAELPQLLGMEDDHSFQKEVALKTLVYKAYRCFFIAQSYVLVKKWSEALVLYQRVLKYAKEVQVQAKSCNSSLKDLPDVQELITEVNAETYSLQAAAILDTEDSAEIPSQSREVKDNKPLCDRLEAFHLDPSLVGKQPNLVTFPPEFQPIPCKPLFFDLALNHVAFPPLDDKVEQKGKGGLTGYIKGIFGFGS, from the exons ATGGCTGCGGAGAAACGCGGCGAGGCTCGGGGTGCAGGAATGGAGGAGAACAAGGAAAACAACCAACCCAACGAGGGCCTGGGACTCGAGA TATTGCAGATCATCAAGGAATCCCAGCAGCAGCATGGTCTGAGGCACGGGGACTATCAGAGATACAG GGGGTACTGCTCCCGACGCCTCAGACGTCTCCGCAAGACCCTCGGTTTCAAGATGGGGAACCGGCACAAGTTCACCGGCAAGAAAGTGACTCCGGAGATGCTGTCTGACAGCAG GTACCTGCTGCTGGTGCTGATGGGCGCGGAGCGAGCCTGGAGCTACTCCATGCAGCTGAAGCAGGAGGCTAACACCGAGTCACGCAAACGCTTCCACCTGCTGTCCCGACTGCGCAAGGCAGCCAAGCACGGGGAGGAGCTGGAGAGGCTGTGTGAGAGTAACCGCGTGGACGCCAAGACCAAGCTGGAGGCacag GCCTACCATTCGTACCTGACAGGAATGCTGCGCTTTGAGTTGCAGGAGTGGAAAGCTGCAATGGAAGCCTTCAATAAATGCAA GACGATCTACGAGAAGCTGGCCAGTGCCTTCACTGAGGAGCTGGCTGTCCTGTACCATCAGCGTGTGGAGGAGATCTCCCCCAACATCCGCTACTGTGCCTACAACATCG GGGATCAGAATGCCATGAACGAGCTGATTCAGATGAGGCTGAGTGCCGGAGGAGGAGGGCAGATGATGGCAGAGAAACTGGAG GCTCTCATCACTCAGACCCGTGCCAAGCAGGCAGCCACCATGAGCGAGGTGGAGTGGAGGGGACGCACCATCCCTGTGAAGATTGATAAAGTGAGGATCTTCCTGCTCGGACTGGCTGACAACGAGGCTGCTATCGCACAG GCTGCCAGCGAGGAGACGAAGGAGCGCCTGTACGAGTCCCTGCTCAGCGAGAGCCGCGACGCCATCCAGGCCGTACGCGAGGAGCTCAAGGCAGACGCG AAACAGCGTGATCGAGCTCTGGACGGAGAGACCGGCAAAGTCTCCAACCTGCAGTACCTGCACAG CTACCTGACCTTCATCAAGCTGTGGACGGTGGTGAAGCGCAATGAGAGCATGGCCCGGGTGCTGCAGGCCAAGCTGAAGGAGCCGCAGCCGGACGAGAGCAAGAGGGGCCCCCGGCCGCAGGACCTCATCCGGCTCTACGACATCATCCTGCAG AGCCTGGCGGAGCTGCCCCAGCTCCTGGGCATGGAGGATGATCACAGCTTCCAGAAGGAGGTGGCCCTCAAGACTCTGGTCTACAAGGCATACAG GTGTTTCTTCATCGCTCAGTCCTATGTGCTTGTGAAGAAGTGGAGTGAGGCCCTGGTGCTGTACCAGAGGGTCCTCAAGTACGCCAAGGAGGTCCAGGTGCAGGCCAAGTCctgcaacagcagcctgaag GACCTTCCTGATGTTCAGGAGCTGATCACTGAGGTCAATGCTGAGACATACTCCTTACAGGCAGCTGCTATTCTGG ATACGGAGGATTCAGCTGAGATTCCCTCGCAGTCTCGGGAGGTCAAAGACAACAAG CCTCTCTGTGACCGATTGGAAGCCTTCCACCTTGACCCCTCCCTCGTGGGGAAGCAGCCCAATCTGGTGACGTTCCCTCCGGAGTTCCAGCCAATCCCGTGCAAGCCTCTGTTCTTTGACCTGGCGCTGAACCACGTGGCCTTCCCGCCTCTCGACGACAAGGTGGAACAGAAGGGCAAGGGCGGGCTGACCGGCTACATCAAGGGCATCTTCGGCTTCGGCAGCTAA